The window AATTTTTCTCAGCATAGAACTGAGAGGGCAAATAATGCAAGTACAAGATAGCACCCACTACCTGAGAGCACCCACTCCCAGTATTTAGTACCCACTAAATACAGTATAAAATCAATAGGGTTTTGGGCTTATAGCAATGCCCTACAAGTAAGCACAAACCAGAATAGATCTATCAACAATATTCACCTATTTCTAGCATACATCACTAACAGGGATGAAgcataaataaattaagagagaTGAAAATTCTTACAACCCTCACACAGGAGGTTCGAGCTTTACTGAGATCAGCTGGAGCCCACTAGAAGTATCAACTCTGTCATTTGTGGAGAGATTTGAGCTTTCAAGTAAGCACTGCCATAAGGGGACCACAATAgctcctttcttcttgtcttcttcaacAAACTCACTCAAGCCATCAATAAATCCTCCAAAAACTTCTACTCACATGTTCGGCCTTCATTGTATATTCAAGAATACTCACACAAGGTAGAGGAAGAAAGCTCAATGCATTTCACACAATTTTTCAAGACCAAAACTCCATTCTTACCCCtttttcctctgtttttctatttttcattctcCTTTTTTCTGTTCTTGAGTTGGAGAATTGTAGAGCTCATTGAGCTGGAGATTTTGATATATGGTGGAGCTCAAACCGATATCGGATGGCTGAGATATGGCCaatcaaaaaattccaaatagaatcttccTCACATGTCTATGGTGAACTGCTGATGCATGGAATTATTGGACCATAGGATGTACCAGGTAGAAAccaattctgaccattggatgaAGATCTAGCAAGTCGGTCATTTAATATCCATCGGATTTGAGATAAACATGATGTCTGACCACATTGTTCGTACGGCGCAAAATTAGCTTTTAGATCTGAATCCATGATTAAAGGCTTTAAATGTAGTAAAATCACAAAGCTCTATTTAGAATCTCAAATGAAGAGCGCCACACACATGCTACACATAAAGATGAGCCATAAAGTTGCTTTTTGAAAAAGCAAATCACTTTTTTGACTTTTGAGAATGCATAGCTCAAATAAGGGATCTCCATTCATCTTGTCTGGTAAAAGTAGATTGCCCCTTTGTCTTTAGATTGGAATCTCAAAAATGAGCTCAATGTTTTCATCAAGCTACAAGGTTTCTTTTGGAATCTTTGAGACACTCTAAGATGTAATACGCTACACCGAAGTACAAACCTCTGCTGAGCCCAAGACAGTGTGGGAGACTATGCACCGAGCAATTTTTGAATTGCCAATCTGATTCCATCATTTTTTGGTATTTGCAAACAAACCCCTTAAATTCATTCGGTcttatttcttcaatttttttgaattacAATCAAGCCCTTGACCTCATCTTTGTATATCATTGTAGACATAACTCTTAATGATTTGCAATTAAACCCCTGAGACAAAAAGACTGAACCCGAGAGCATGATTTGAGTTCAAATATGTTTCAGGTTGGCTCCTTTTCTGCGCACTCATCCAAAAAATTCATAATTCCCTCGTCTGACATCAGAGTAACAAACCGTTTGAACCAATGGAAAGATGACTCGACGAACTAACTTTTTCCAGTTTAAAGCTCCTCCAAATTCTGCCACGGGATCCATTGAAAAAATCCCTGAAGATACCACAACTGCAGTGACCTATGGATTAGGACACAAGAATGAATCCATAGCCCACCAAACACCTCCAAACACTTTGTATCACTGCTTCCATGCTTGCAATGCTCTGAACTGCTACCAAACAAAATTTCCTAAGCCACTGGACACTGTCATAGCCTCAACACTGGACATCTCATCACTGCTCTGCTcatggttgccaacaatgacaacctatATGCAACAAGGTCCGTCAAGATGGGGTATTGGAGGGAGTTTCAATTTTTGACAAGTGGGTAAGAACCGATGGGCTTTTGGGAATGGTTATTTGCAAGtgccttttttttaattgaaaaataCAGAACACGCATTTTAAACACATTTAGAACTTCTTCTTCAGCCATTCACGTTTTTTACCGACTCTTTAAGATCAGTTCGGCAGTTCACGTTTTAAACGTTAAAAAAAGGGATGGCGTTTTACTCGCGTTTTAACTAACAGAGGTCCCACCCCTTTATTCCCAGCCCACTTTTCTATCAAACATACAAGGCCTTATGATGTAGGAAAAATCTGATCAAGTTTTGTGCTTTTTAATTCTAGCCACACAATGCAGTTAATCATTTTCTTGGTTGGAAGAGACAACATAGTTGGAATCATTACTCCAGCCCCTATTGTacgtccaaaataccctcaaaCACGTAACCTTTGgtccaaaatgcccccaaaaaacaagCCCTTTACCATGTTTGTGCCGACTAGTGATCGTGATCCTTGACCCAAAAATAATTATGAAGGGGGATAATTGCCCCCATTCCTCTCCTTGGGCACCTCCCATGTGTATGTCAGACTGTCAATATAggttataccaaaaaaaaaagtgtatgtCAGTATAGGTGAATGGATCGAAGGATGGAGGGAGTTCAACTTGTTGGGGGAAAAGGGTAGCAGAGAGCCCAAGAGCTATTGCGCTTTTATGGCATGGACCTTGTGGAAAGCCAGAAACGATTCCATATTTTCCAGAAAGAACTGGGATCCAGTAGGAGTCATTACAGAACCGTCTAGAGCTCATAAAGAATTTTGGGATTCCTTCTCTGTGCAACAAATCACCCCAAATATGCCAGCTCCTACAGGTGATAGAGTGGAGAATTGGACCCCCCCCTCAGCCTCCCTTTGTCAAAATTAACGTGGATGCCTCATGGAAGAAGACCCAAAACCGTATTGGACTTGGCGTTATCATTAGAGATCATAGAGGAATGCCTCTTGTGGCTAAGTTCAAGAGTTCCAACATTCAGTCAATTCTTGAAGGAGAGGCTCTGGCCATGCATGTGGGCATGCTGGAAGCCATTGCCCACTACCAAGATTATGTCGTTGTGGAATCTGATTGTCAAGATCTGGTGAAGCTCATCACTACATCAGCTCAGGCTCCTCTTGATTCTCAGCCCATTATATCAGATATTGTGTGCCTCTCCTCCTACTTTCTTGAATGCCATTTCTTGCATATTTCTAGGGAATCCAACATTGTTGCGGATTCCTTAACCCGAAAGGCCACTACGGGATCAAAGGTTTGGCCTAATTCCACTCCGTGCTTGGTGGAGACCTTCTCTAGAACACCATGTGTACTCCCGTTTCTGAATAGAATGCTTTCTtacccaaaatatatatatatatatatatatatatatatatatatatatatatatatatatatatatgtaggtGGATTTCTTATTTCAGTCCTACCAATTACCTATGCGTGGCTAAAATCTTTCCTCCAAATTGCTATATGTAGTtttacccctcccccccccaaaaaaaaagcacgTGTCAAGAGTCTCAGCTTGAAACCGATCCAGACACTCTACTGCCGATTGTCCGTCCGATGCAAACACAGCAAGGCGCACAAttatcgccttacccccacttggggcaaggtgctcgggcaagggtaaggcggtaatTGCACACATTACTGTGTCTACGCAGCACGGCGCAAGACAGGCAGGCGGCAGTAGAGGATTCAAATCGCGTGAATAACTCCACTTGTGATCGGTTTAAGAGCACGAGGACGCCATTAAGGCTAAGATTCCCCTAACCAAGTTCACAATGACCGAATCATCCCATGTGGCCACTCAACTTGAGATTCTCCACGACGCCACTTGCAAGATGGTTAGAGTCTCTACTAAAGAAAGGCATGCCAAACATAAGCCCAGAACCACTTGGGCCTGAAGCTTACGTGGACTTAATACATTCCTTCTTGGGGAACATAAATACAACCGCGATAACTAGAAGACAAGGGGTGAAACCATTTTATTGTGGGTCTACTATTCTTTTTGTACGTCTTAGCTCTGCAACTGCTGTTTCTCTGAGATCTGACTTAgacatcggagagtcccccaaAGCCCACTCTGGTTAGATCTTCCGCTGTCTCTTGATGGTGTGCAGGTTCACCTTGTGGATCTTGGCAGCAACAGATTACACTAGAGATTACAATTCAAAAAATAACCTGATTTTCTTTAAACAAGCTTAAGAGGAAACCAGCAAACAAACATCAAAAAGAGAGGATCATataaggatgtcaacggatattcaAAAATCCATATTCGAGCcgcattcgtatccgtttaggagaatccaaatctatctgaaaactaatcggatacgaatatgataatgcccaTATCTGCctgattattatccgattcgtttagtaATCCAATGTCAATAAAATGtttgaaatatatatatgtgtctgtctatccgattaagttattttattggattttgttttcttatttttataattttataagttaagataatgtgattctttttcaagttttctattggtttatatatattgttttatgcaatgtgatgcagggaatcacatatctattaaaataaatacaagataaaatcaaaagtaaaaaagtaagaaaatcaaagcccattgctaccaggaggtcttgggttcaatcCTCTTGGTTCACACCTTCGCTCCCCTTAGAATAGAATAGAGTAGgacctataaataaataaaattaaaaaaagaagagtagaagaaagggtagttattgaactctcaagtctcagcCCTAACCGTCATCAACAAAACGGTTAAGATGTCAATGTATAGTCAAAAATTTGTATTCATCAGCGTCATATGCATTTAGGAGAATTTGTATTCATCAGCGTCATAtgcatttaggagaatctgtattaaaaaaatcactatccgaaaactatccgaatctgttCAATTATAATCgaatacatatatgataatgccactatctgaCCGAATTCAATCCATGTACATCCTTATGATCATAACCTCAAAAAACAACCTGATGAAGCCCGGACGTATAGCGCTTGACTACTGAAGATTAACCATATATCTCACAGAGAGAAAAGCTTGATCTCTCAGGAGAGAGTAATGTCGGTGTGTAATGTATCACGAAAAAAGTAGGCCATTGATTACCTTATCTTTAGAGAAAGCCTTATCTCTGAATTAATAATTTGTGATCCCTTGTGTTGGGGCCTGGGGGTGTGTATCACCCCATTAATAAAAGCAACCAATTACGCTGTGGAAATTAAGTCctctcaaaaatcaaaatggcTAAAGATTTGCATGTAGCTCTGGTTCCATATGCAGGCCTTGGCCACTTGGTTCCattcttccatctctctcttgcCTTAGCCAAAGCTGGAATCCGTGTCTCCTTAATTTCTACCACTAGAAACATCCAAAGACTCCCCAAACTACCATCAGAACTATCTACTTTCATAAACTTGGTAGCATTTCCGATGCCAGTATTGGTCGGCGGTTCCTTGCCGGAGGGTGCCGAGGCCACCTTCGACATTTCTTTAGATAAAGAGAAGGACTTAAGGGCTGCGTATGATCTCTTGTGTCATCCCTTTAAGCAATTCATCGCCAATGAATCACCCAATTGGATAGGCGTTGATATCTTTCCTAATTGGGCGATTGAAATTGCCGACAATTTCCATATTCCTGTTTTCTGCTTTTCTGTCATCTCTGCCGCCACCATGGTCTTTAACGGACCACCGGAGTGTATGACGGGAGATGGCTTAAAGAAGGTACGTCCGTCGCCGGAATCTCTGACATCACCACCTCCGTGGGTCAATTTTCCATCATCCGTTGCAGTCCGGCGTGGCCCTGAAGCCAATGCCTATTATTATCTATTTTTCAATGGAGGGATGGGTGAACGAGTGGGTAAAATCCTAAAAAGTTGCAAGGTCGTGGCCATTCGTAGTTGCAAGGAAATTGAAGGTGAGTATTTAGAAGTACTTAGCAAGATATTGCAGAAGCCAGTTATTCCTGTGGGGTGGTTATTTCCACCGAATCAGCCACGGGGAAGGGATTATGGTGAGGAGTGGCTTAAAACATTTAATTGGCTTGATCAACAAAAACCCAAATCTGTTGTGTTTGTAGGGTTTGGAAGTACATGTAAATTAAGCAAAGATCAAGTTCATGAGATAGCTTATGGATTAGAGCTTTCTAATCTGCCATTCTTATGGTCACTCATCATCAAACCAGATGAACAGGAGGACATTTTACCTCCAAGCTTCATAAACAACACAGCCGGCCGAGGTTTGGTGTGCAGGGGATGGGCTCCTCAAGTGGAGATTCTGGCCAATCCTGCCATTGGAGGATCTTTGTTCCATGCTGGTTGGGGTTCTTTCATAGAGAATCTCCTCTATGCTCATCGTCTCATTGTCATGCCCATGGTTTATGATCAAATTTTCAATGCAAGGTTGTTGGTGGACAAGGGTTTGGCTGTCCAAGTTGAACAAAATGAAGATGGGTTGTTTACTAGGCATGCCATTGCTGTGTCTCTGAGGCAAGCCATGGTCTCAGAAGAAGGGAACCAGATAGGCCTCAAAGCAGcagaagctgctgctgctgctgctgttgtcaACCATCCGACCCTGCATCAAGGGCACTACATAATTGAGTTTGTTCAGTATCTGAAGAATGGGATTGCAACACAAAATTGATCCTCAGCTCCTATATATCCATTGTCTTTGATTTTGAATCTAATTGCCCTACcattaaagaataaaatttgTTGTAAGTTGGATCATTTCTTCTATCAGTTTGTTCTAGCTTCCACCATTGATAGAAATATTCTAAATCTGTGATCCATTTTCGAGTTTTTAGtgtaaatgagatttttttttgaagggggaggggggggggggggggggtgttgaatAATCAATATATTCAACCAAGCACAATAAATTAAAGGGACCCCTTACAAGAAAGGCTGGGGAAAGCCACAAGAGAAAAACTATACATCCATGAACAAAACCACCCTTAAGAGGTGGGAGCAATGGGAGCGAGTGGCGGCTTTAAATTAGTTAGATCTCGATAATTTTAGTTTACATATCCTACCGAGTctggatccggatcctctacttccgaaCTGCCCTTACTGCCATGTGCCCCACACATAGTAAGGAGAAAAAGACCGCTTTACTCCCGCTCGGGCAAAGCGCTCGAGCgggggtaagacggtcttttcatgccttgctgtgtgtagggcgcacacAGCAGTACAGGCAGCTCAGTAGTAGAGCACCCCGACGCATTAAGTCCACCTCTCAAGGCTGCACTGTGAAAACTAATAACTCTGGCCTCTTAGTGGCCTCCAAAGGGCCGTTAAGAGTCCAAAGGAATTGACCTACCTTTCGTGTTAATCTACTATACTGCCGAGGCCTCAACGAACTAGTGGGTCCATGCAGGGGTTCAGAGGCGGTAGCGCCGACAAAAAATTTTTAGGGCTAGATAGGTATTTCGGTAAAATTTATGTGTAAGGTTTCGTTATAAATTTGTAGtgagggttctttctctgtaacgcaatctgagagaggtgtgaggactagcggctgtaaccctattctccattaatagtgaaacagatctcatctcattgTGGACGTAGGCAATTTTATCGAATCACGTAAATCCTAGTGTGCAATGTATGATTGTTTGCTTGCGGTTTCCATTCTTGTTTTTTGCATCGTTGTATTAATGGGTTCTTCAATCGGTGTGTAGAATGTGTTGGGCCTAAATAAAATTTCTGGCCACGAGTTTTCCCAGTCAGGTAATCTGGTCCAAGACTGCTGCACGACTGGCCATATTTACAAGTTTCAAAAAGTGTTTGAAATTCCAAGGTATAAGGTCAAGGCCATTCAACACGGCATGCCTGGCCAAGTTTACAAGTTTCAGACAGCGTTCAAAAAATTGCAAGATAGAAGGACAAGGCCAATCAAGACTGCATGCTTAACCATATTTACAAGTTTTAGAAACCGTTTGAGAACCAAGATAGAAGACCAAGGCTGGTTGCAGGGGTAGGATGTTTTGTATTCCATCGCATGGGTTTGTAGGCTGATTCTGAAAGGCCGTTAAAATCCCATAGGGCCCAAAAAACAAGTGTTAATTGGAAAATGTTCTATTAaaagaagtttcaaaatatCTTTTTTGTGGTTTGTGGATTTTCCCTCCCacttatttttggttttggtgttGCTTTTGAGAGGCTTTTTTTATATGAGAAGTTTAATCCCACATCAAACGTGGGAGAAGATGTCCAGTCGTTAATAAGAATGGGAATCTAAGAGTAGGGTTCCTTGAAAAGAGGTATCTCcgtttctcttctccctcatGTCCAGGGTTGGTTCAGATTGTATTTCATACACGTGCATGCCATCGATTCCCACATCAGGGAGATATATCAAACCATTGTAGGATGAAATTCTAGGGCATGGTGGTATATTTTATAAATAGTTtacaaaataatttaaaattagggTAAGAGATCGTTGCACGGTTGCGTAACCCCTGCACCAGCACagggaccaatgagagcatgcgcaggggcatcaacatgcatgtgattttttatttcaagaggCACACACAATAATTTTGCGTACTCTTGTGTCTGAGCGCAGAATCCACGCGACCAAGcatcgttctttttcccttaaaattaatattattatttattattaattatttcctAAAAGTTTTAGATACTACTTTTATGCCCAATTGAAGGTCTAGATTCTTTGTATATGATGATGTGATTGACTGAGGTGGCGAAAGTAATAAATTTCATGTCCGTAGATCCACTATGCGATATTATAAAATAGAGGGACTAAATCATAAAACTATCTCTTTAGGGCTTTTATGTTATCTCATTTTTAGGTGCCCTTTATCTACAATTATCTTTGTTtaggaaataaagaaagagtcaCACATACAATGATGCCTTGGTAGGATTACTTAATAGGATCCCACCACTTGATAATTTGAGAGATGCAAGAAAATTGGACACCACATGCTATAAGGGAGAGAGGAGGGGATCCCCATCATAGGAtattctccctctttctctctctctctctctctctgggtttTGGTAATTAGGTTTTGAACCCTAGACTGTGAGGAGAGAGTTTTTGCTACTGGTTCTAAGCAATAGTTGCTTGTGGAAGGAAATTTCTTCAAGTTTGAGTGGTCTCTGGATTGAATCTACGCTTGTAGATTATCAGGTAATCCTAAACCACCCCTTTGATTGATTCGAATACCCTAATGCTACATAAGGTAAGATCAactgtttgaaaattttaaataggGATTACATTCACCAATGTGAACATCTTTCCAAACTAATGTGAATATTGCTAAAGCCCTTTGGTTAACCCCCACACAAGTAACACACAAAGTAGGGCCTTGAACCAGCCCTCTCTGGCCTAGTAAACGTATATGCACATGAAATTAATACAAGGGAGAAAAGGCTTGGTGTCTACTCATCTATCTTGGAGCAAAAGATTTCAATTTTTGCTTACAAGGTATAAAAATACAGAAAGGATAAGGATCTCTGAACCAACAAGATTTTCAATTTCCATTGAACAATAACAAAGGCTTAGATCACAAAGCTAGAAGATAAGTATAACTTTGATCACTAAGGTTAGGCCCCCTGAGCACATATCCTTATTTAGAAGAAGTTGCAACACAAGCAACCACTTCATTtgataattttccatttttttttggaaatctgAACAGCAGTATAAGCTTCCAAAGTATCAATAACAAAATAGTTTATATGAGAAGACTATTATGTCTCTGATTAAAACATCTTCAGTTTGTTGCTCTAATTTTTCATGTTTCTtggccttctctttctctaataAGAAAATTTGTTCAGCTTTTGTTTACTGTTGACGTGATTGTACGTagtttttcttcaatctttacATTGGGAATAAGATCTTTAAAAATGCCGATCAAAATAGATTTGATTGTATCCCTGCTTTCAATCAAGGGCAAAGCAATAATCACAACAGTACCAATGGTACCCCATGCTATTGCAATGATAACCCAAAATGTGAAGTATCCCAAATTGAAGCTTTCTGCAAAAGAGATAAATAGATTTAGAACAATATATCTTGCAGAAATCTATGGAAAAGCATTGCTAAATATATAGTTCCAAAGCCAACTAATTCAAGTGCAAATGACATGTTTTAGTGTAAGCTCTGTTTGGACCTCTGAGAATCCAAACTGCCAGGAAAGATATAAAGATATGATTTATGGTAAAGTGTTAGGAATGTTTTGAAAGCTTGATGGGAATTCATCCAAGTATCTAGATCAACTAAGAAGAAGTCATAGATGAACTTACTTGCTGGAAGAGAGAGAACAGGCCACAATATCAAAATCACAATAGTGAAACAGATACTCCATTTTAATACCCAAGCTTTTGCAATTTTCAGCTTTTCCTCCTTGAATTCTTCATCTGGCAAATCACTAATATCCTTTTCAACCATGGTTATCTGCTTGGTGCTCTCCCAATCATAATTCTGTGGCCACAGAAGACTAGACACAGTATGGATAACTCCACTAGTCACTATAGAGACAATGTTTCCAGCAAGTGTTACTCCATTCCTGCCGGTAGTGTCAAGATTTACTCGGCCATACactatttttgtcattgttAACCATGTGATAACTCCACAAATGCAGCCAGTGATCATTCCAGCAATGGCACCTGATGCATTTGCCTTCTTCCATAGAAGCAAGTAAGCTAGAGGTATAAAAGCTGAACCAATGATAACTCCCATGGCTAGATACATCCAGCCCAATGAAACTCCTGCCATATTCAGTATCACTGCTAGCACTCCCATCAAACATCCGAAGGTCAGAATGGCAAACCTCGAAGCTTTCAGAATTTGCTTTCCAGTTGCATTTGGATTGATATAGGTCCGGTATATGTCATATGTGAACAAGGAAGAAACAGCAATTAGCTCAGCAGAGCCACCGGATGTCACAGCCCtgaaaacagaacataaattTTGATAAAGCACATGTGGACCTATTTTTCTTCACTGAGATTATATCTATGCATAAATACATATTAAACATCTATTGCAAGTTTGGTCCTTTTTCTCAGCAAGTTTCTTGTTGGAAAGGCATATCAAGCTCATTTATGATGTATGGATCTGAATGTTGGGTAGTAAAAAAACGAACATATAAACAAACCTAGTgtggctgaaatgaggatgttgagacaGATGAGGggcaaaactaaaaaaaaatataaaaaaaaggaatgaacaaattagagctagtTTAGGTgcagctccgatacatgataagttatgagaaagtcgtttgaggtggcatggatatatgcaacggaggcctttgaatgTCCAGTGTGGAGGGGTGATTTCATTCAGATTGAAGGGGTGAAAAGAGCCGGGGTAAGCCtgaaatgactctaggagaagtggtgaggaaagacatgcatagcttaggactagtaaccAGTATAGTTTttctgattggagaaaaaggacaacccatttagttgggaaaaggctgagaTGAGTTGAATGTTATATCTCTATTCTAACCCACCAATACTGCATACATCCAGATCAGTGAATTGGGAAGAATCACCTTGCACACTATATCTGAAAATACTATTGGTTGTTGATCTTAACCCTACTTGAAGAAGATGTAAACAGAGCAAAAAGCTCTGCAACTCATTAAAAGAGGTTGTGTAATGGTACTTGAAAGGAGTGAAGAAACAGACAATAtatcaaaaaggaaaatttatacTCCCATGAACTACTTGTCCTCCATTTCCCTCTGTGAAAGATTATATAGTTCTCttaattccaaaaaaataatgaaatgtgaaaagaaaatgatggaAATAAACGATAAAGCTCTGAAGGGAAGTGAGACTCACATAAAAAGCATGGTAAGAAGTATAAATGACCCTGCTTTTCCCATCAAAGCTATAGCTATAGCAGGAGGAACAAGTCCACGACTGGCCTCACTTGCTGTTATTGGTAGATCAAGAGCTAAGGCTCCTAAACCGAGTGATGTAGCCAAAGAGAAAGGCACTGCAAACCAAACCAAGCCACCCAACAAGTAGCCCTTGTGAGTTGATGAAGGTCGTGCAGCAATGGCACTCATCCAAAATCCCTGAGGTACCAAAGTCAAAAATTTAAACAgttataagaaaataaagttacTTAACTATTGATTGAGTAGTCTCCCGCTTAAACCAATGAACTGAAGCAGTCAAATTGTGATATGAAAATAAAGTTAGGGTCAACCTGAAAATATTTATA is drawn from Telopea speciosissima isolate NSW1024214 ecotype Mountain lineage chromosome 1, Tspe_v1, whole genome shotgun sequence and contains these coding sequences:
- the LOC122643435 gene encoding UDP-glycosyltransferase 91C1-like, producing MAKDLHVALVPYAGLGHLVPFFHLSLALAKAGIRVSLISTTRNIQRLPKLPSELSTFINLVAFPMPVLVGGSLPEGAEATFDISLDKEKDLRAAYDLLCHPFKQFIANESPNWIGVDIFPNWAIEIADNFHIPVFCFSVISAATMVFNGPPECMTGDGLKKVRPSPESLTSPPPWVNFPSSVAVRRGPEANAYYYLFFNGGMGERVGKILKSCKVVAIRSCKEIEGEYLEVLSKILQKPVIPVGWLFPPNQPRGRDYGEEWLKTFNWLDQQKPKSVVFVGFGSTCKLSKDQVHEIAYGLELSNLPFLWSLIIKPDEQEDILPPSFINNTAGRGLVCRGWAPQVEILANPAIGGSLFHAGWGSFIENLLYAHRLIVMPMVYDQIFNARLLVDKGLAVQVEQNEDGLFTRHAIAVSLRQAMVSEEGNQIGLKAAEAAAAAAVVNHPTLHQGHYIIEFVQYLKNGIATQN